The window GGCAAGAACCTGATGTAAGAGGCTGGATTCTGTGGGgagagccctccctccctcctgatgTCTGGACTGGGGAGAGGTTCATGGCTCTGCCCTGTGATGGGCGAGGGGTGGGTATTAGCCTGGATAAGTGAGCCTTGTCCTGAGCCAGATCATGAAGGGTCCAGACTGGTCACGACCCAGGCTGACCACACTGCACTTTCCAGCACTCCTGGGCCATTTCTGAGTCTATTGGTCCTGAGGTCCTAGGGTGGGATGTTTCCATTCCCCAGACCTCATCTCAGGCCAGCGCTTGCAAGGCAAGATCCCAACCTGCATCCTCTTTGTCAATGGAGTGTGGGGACGTgaaaaggggtgtgtgtgggagTCCCATCCCCTCTTCCCATGCATCCCAATTCTCCTTAATATACAGAATTTCCATCATTCCTGGCAGGGACAAAGACAGACTCGGATTGTCCTGGAATAGCACTCACACTTCCCTCTCCATGGGCTTCAGAGAGTGAGGAGAGGCCTTCCTTTCTCCTGAGATTGCCACctttcctctgctctcctcttGACTCCAGATGCTAAGCTGGAGGGAAAGATTCTGCTTTCTTTGCCCCCTTTCCCTCCTGTAATGAGGCTCTTGTGCAGGTGGCtgagagaatgggggaaaaatgCTTCTTCCTGGTGGATAGGGTTGTGTAGCTGTCCTTGCCCATCACCTCTCCCCCTGACTCTGGGTGAAGGTGTTTTCTGGGCCCCCAGTACTGGCTCAGGAGGTGATTGCACCCAGCCCTAGCTGCTCAGAGATCTTTAGTGGCACTTTATCATTCTTATTATTTAATACTACGAACTGCTTCCAGACACAGACACTTGGGCTAAAAATTACCAAATGATTTTTTTGCCACTTACTCATCATAACTACCCTATTTGACAGACAGGAAAACTGGGGCTCAAAAAGGTTAAATAGTTcttatttgcccaaggtcacactgtttGGTAAACAGCAGAGCCCATCTTTCTTTAACCAAAACAGTTTGATCTCTTTAACAATACTTCATGCTGCCATAACTGTAAGCTTGTGGCATTCAGGGATCTTACACAATAGTGAAGTATAAGATCTGTAAAGTAGAGATAAGGACAGTCTCTACCTCAAAGAGCGGGTAAGGATTAATTGAGTGTTTATATATAATAGACTTATagcacttaggggcacctgggtggctcagtccattaagcgtccaactttggctcaggtcatgatctcacggttcacgagttcaagcctcacatcaggctctgtgctgacagctcagagcctggagcctgcttcatattttatgtctccctctctcagtgcccctcccccactcacattctatttctctctctaaaataaacattaaaaaaattataatagacCTACAGCACTTATAATAGGACCTGGCCcttagtaagcactcagtaaaggTAAgttagtattgttttttttttttttaatttttttttaatgtttatttatttttgagacagaaagagacagagcatgaacgggggagggtcagagagagggagacacagaatccgaaacaggctccaggctctgagcagtcagcacagaacctgacacggggcttgaactcatggaccgcaagatcatgacctgagccgaagtcggacgcttaaccgactgagccacccaggcgccccaagttagtATTGTTTTtgatggtattattattattactattaccatGACTACTGTGACTGCTTCTATCTCTACTTCATTGCCAGGAAGAGGCCCTTGTACATAGCAGGTGATAAATCACCAATGGGTGAATGAGCAAGGGACTGAATGCTGCTCTTCTTCCATTCTTCAAGGTGGGGGACCGGGTGATGGTGTTGATCCGGTCAGGCATGTGGCAGGAGGAGGTGACTGTGCCCTCAGCCCAGACCTTCCAGATGCCTGAGGCCATGACCTTTGAGGAAGCCGCTGCCTTGCTGGTCAATTACATCACAGCCTACATGGTCCTCTTTGACTTCGGCAACCTACGGCCTGGCCACAGCGTCTTGGTACACATGGCTGCAGGTGACAGGCCCCCTCCCTTTATGCCCCCCTCCTTACCCCACCCTGATTTCCTTCGGGCCCCTTCCCTGCAGCCTGTCTGGACGGTTGTCATGGCAACACCAGGCTGCCTCGGCCTATGGCTCCCAGAGGCCTCTGCAGTATTGTTGCCGTGGTAACATTCAGGCACCAGGTCCAGCCTGGTGTGCTATCCATAGCAACGTGCCCTCACCCGGCACCCCCTCCTTTGCCAGCTACCCTTCCCCCCAATTCTCAATCATGGAAATTGGACATGGTTATGAGGAGAGAAAGCCTCAAAATGGGCCCAGGCAAAATGAAGGTGATGAACGGAGTCCTTGAGAGGCAAGAATGGAGAGCGGTGGCGGGGTGACTCCACATCCCCTCCTTATGAAAGTGTCTTGCTGCAGGGGGTGTGGGTATGGCCGCCGTGCAGCTGTGTCGCACAGTGGAGAATGTGACGGTGTTCGGAACGGCTTCGGCCAGCAAGCACGAGGTGCTAAAGGAGAACGGGGTCACACACCCCATCGACTATCATACGACTGACTATGTGGATGAGATCAAGAAGGTCTCCCCCAAAGGTGGGATCGGGGTATGGGTATGGGCAGGGGCAGGATGGCACAGGACAGGGATGGGACACTCCAGATCTGTGGATCCTAATGCTGCCTCTGGGCCCCCCTACTCTGTGACAGGAGTGGATATCGTCATGGACCCTCTGGGTGGGTCAGATACTGCCAAGGGCTACAACCTCCTCAAACCCATGGGCAAAGTGGTCATCTATGGTGAGTTAGTAGGCTGGGCATGGAGGGGGGAAGCAGGGTGGGTCTGAAGGGTAGGATGCAGGGGCCCAGGGACTCCAGTGCTCGAGGGAGCATCGGGTTAGGACTGGCCTGGGTGATGCATTCAGATTGCTACCTCTGGTGGGGGGCAGCTactctcattctctttcactACTGTTCCTGTGAGTCACAGTGCattctgtgttctctctgtgCTCCTGTTTGGGGATTTTTCCAGATGCAAAATCAATCAGCCTGCCTTCCTTTGTCCTACCTTCCTGGGTTTCTTGGTCAGGCtgcattttcatttgcaaaatgatttcacacatggggcacctgggtggcttagttggttaagcatctgacttcggctcaggtcatgatctcacagctcatgagttcgagccccacattaggctctgtgctgacagctcagagcccggagcctgcttcggattctgtgtctccctctctctctgcccctccccccctcacactctttttgtctttctcaaaaatagattaaaaaaagaaagaaagaaaaactatttcacacacacacacaatcaacaAGTGAATAAAGATTCAGGCAATTTTTGAGTCAGCTGGAGTCCATTTGGGCCTGGCAGCCAGCAGGTGGGGGAATATCCTGTCACTCCCTGGCACTGCTGTGGATGATTGTAAGAGGCCCAGAGGGGGTGGATGAGCATGGATTTGGACAGGGATGTGCCCAGCACCTGGATTCACGGGCCGCGTCTCCTCATCCCTCAGGAATGGCCAACCTGCTGACGGGCCCCAAGCGGAACCTGATGGCCCTGGCGCGCACATGGTGGAACCAGTTCAGTGTGACTGCGCTGCAGCTGCTGCCAACCAACCGCGCTGTGTGTGGCTTCCACTTGGGCTACCTGGAGGGTGAGGTGGAGCTAGTCAGTGGTGTGGTGGCCCGCCTCCTGGCTCTGTACAACCAGGGCCGCATCAAACCCCACATTGACTCCGTGTGGCCCTTTGAGAAGGTGAGTGTGATGGCTGTGCAGGGAGGGCCGGAGGAGGGTCCCTGCAGGCTGGGCTCCCAGGGGTAGGATTCCTGGGAAGAGGAGGGCTGACCCCTTTAGGCTGGCTCTCTAGAGGGGCCGGATGGCACCGGGTCTTGTCTTCCTCTCCAGGTGGCGGATGCCATGAGGCAGATGCAGGAGAAGAAGAATGTGGGCAAAGTCCTCCTGGTGCCTGGACCAGAGAAGGAGAACTAGGGCCGGGGCTGGCAGACCCTCGGGACCTGGGAAGAGAGAAGCTAGGGAGCCACGTTGTGTTGGTCACCAGACTCTCTTACATTTCATCCTCCTCATAATGCTCTGCCCACTTGCCCCCAAAGGTCCCCGTGGTGATgacctctcccctgccctgttctttctccttaggcagggccccctccccccttcctgccctccgAAGAGGTTGGGAAGTGACCACTTGGATGTCTGGGCCCTGCCAAGGggacagggagggtcagagggaggccggctgcttcctgcccccaccctttcCCTGGGCCTGCTGTGCTGCTTTTGTGCCAAGGTTAGCCAGTCCTTTTCCGTCCAGTTCTGTGTGCTTCCACCTCTGCCTcatctcccctcctgcccctgccccacactcccctccccaaaGAATCGAAATGTCAGCTCAGGATATGGGGCCAATTTGTGTGAATCCAGCATGTCCCTGTCTCGCCCTCCTGTCCCTTCAGCCCAGGCCAACTGGCGCCCACCTCTGAACTCTGTTGCCTCGTTGCATGGCCTTGTCCTCTGGTCCCCGTCTCCTTGAGCACAGCTGGGTTTCTTCCACCTGCAGGTTTTCTGCCACTCTTAACCAAGGTTGCCTCTTACAACAAGGGTGGGAATCTGACCTGCTTCCCTAGGTCACGACTCTGTGGGAGGGACACAGagcccccccctccgccccatcCTTCACTGAGTTCTAGTGGATTTGTTCTCAGTGCCTTAGCAACGGAAAACCTGTGCTTgcgtgtgtgggtgggtggggggtccCTGTCTcacacctcctcctccacccctgaACTCCCCAGTGCCTTCCTCGTTCTGGTGGAGGTGGGCTTTTGCTGTCCCACAACACTGccaaaaatctgtgtgtgtgccaggggaggcggggggcagCCCCTAGCCTCCTGGGGTCTGTGCCGTGTCCCGTCTCTGGGGCTGTCATTTCTCTCTGGGTGGTTgaggagaaaaaggcagggtGGCGTTCTCAGCCTTGCAGATAAGTGTGGCATTTACCAGCCAGAGCTCTGAGAGGCAATGCCATCTGTTTCTTGTTCTGGGACCAAAGTAAAAATCGAAGCACATTTCTTGTGTAGTCAAGGGAGGCCCACTGCCTTCTCAGAGCAGGAGGGCAGCTTTTCAAACTCAGCCCCAAACTTTGTTTACATGGGTGGGGAGATGGAACAGGGGAATAAGGAGGGGGGTGGTTAGAACCTGGGCCACCGGAACCAAAGTGGGGACTTCCTGGCGCAGGGGTACAACTCCCTCTGCTCTCTGATACAGAATTAGGGAGGG of the Neofelis nebulosa isolate mNeoNeb1 chromosome 16, mNeoNeb1.pri, whole genome shotgun sequence genome contains:
- the VAT1 gene encoding synaptic vesicle membrane protein VAT-1 homolog, producing the protein MSAEREVAEAATVVAAAEAGAGEDASSQPPKAEAAGDAQPPAASEGAAAASPPQLRCLVLTGFGGYDKVKLQSRPAVPPAPGPGQVTLRVRACGLNFADLMARQGLYDRLPPLPLTPGMEGAGVVVAVGEGVNDRKVGDRVMVLIRSGMWQEEVTVPSAQTFQMPEAMTFEEAAALLVNYITAYMVLFDFGNLRPGHSVLVHMAAGGVGMAAVQLCRTVENVTVFGTASASKHEVLKENGVTHPIDYHTTDYVDEIKKVSPKGVDIVMDPLGGSDTAKGYNLLKPMGKVVIYGMANLLTGPKRNLMALARTWWNQFSVTALQLLPTNRAVCGFHLGYLEGEVELVSGVVARLLALYNQGRIKPHIDSVWPFEKVADAMRQMQEKKNVGKVLLVPGPEKEN